In Gossypium raimondii isolate GPD5lz chromosome 12, ASM2569854v1, whole genome shotgun sequence, a single window of DNA contains:
- the LOC105765163 gene encoding probable sodium/metabolite cotransporter BASS6, chloroplastic isoform X1, producing the protein MSSTTGQFLIQRPRFNHVFLQNNSFHIPKRVQFSVLPQSSYIPVPLSSVSQFRGSKFLECKCASEKVSESFERDPGQEFEPEPNQIVKQKKASIVDILKQSNSILPHVVLASTIMALVYPPSFTWFTSRYYAPALGFLMFAVGVNSSEKDFIEAFKRPDAIFTGYVGQFVVKPLLGYIFGIIAVTVFGLPTPLGAGIMLVSCVSGAQLSNYATFLTDPPLAPLSIVMTSLSTATAVFVTPMLSLLLIGKRLPVDVVGMVSSILQIVIAPITAGLLLNRLFPRLCEAMRPFLPPLSVLDTACCVGAPLAININSVLSPFGLTVSLLIVAFHLSAFIAGYFLSGSLFHKAPDVKALQRTLSFETGMQSSLLALALANRFFQDPLVSVPPAISTVIMSLMGFALVMIWAKKKE; encoded by the exons ATGAGTTCAACCACTGGTCAGTTCTTGATCCAGCGTCCACGATTCAATCATGTTTTCTTGCAAAACAATAGCTTTCATATACCTAAGCGAGTCCAGTTCTCAGTTTTGCCACAAAGTTCCTATATTCCTGTTCCACTCAGTTCCGTTTCTCAGT TTAGGGGCTCTAAATTTTTGGAGTGTAAATGTGCATCAGAGAAAGTTTCAGAATCTTTTGAAAGGGACCCAGGTCAGGAATTTGAACCGGAACCAAATCAG ATTGTTAAACAAAAGAAGGCTTCTATAGTGGATATTTTGAAGCAATCAAATTCCATTCTGCCTCATGTAGTCCTTGCTAGTACAATTATGGCTCTTGTGTATCCGCCTTCTTTCACATGGTTTACCAGCAG GTACTATGCCCCTGCATTGGGTTTTTTGATGTTTGCAGTGGGGGTTAATTCCAGTGAGAAGGATTTTATTGAAGCATTTAAAAGGCCAGATGCTATTTTTACTGGTTATGTTGGTCAATTTGTTGTGAAACCCCTGCTTGgatatatttttggaataattgctGTGACTGTGTTTGGTCTTCCTACTCCTTTAG GTGCAGGGATTATGTTGGTCTCCTGCGTAAGTGGTGCCCAGCTCTCGAATTATGCTACATTTTTGACAGATCCACCACTAGCTCCATTAAGCATCGTTATGACATCTTTATCTACTGCTACTGCTGTTTTTGTTACACCAATGTTGTCTCTCCTGCTTATTGGAAAAAGACTGCCGGTTGATGTAGTGGGAATGGTTTCTAGCATTCTGCAGATTGTTATTGCTCCTATTACTGCAGGATTGCTTTTGAATCG GTTGTTCCCTCGTCTTTGTGAAGCCATGAGACCATTTCTGCCGCCGCTTTCTGTACTTGATACAGCTTGTTGTGTTGGAGCGCCCCTTGCTATTAACATCAATTCGGTTTTGTCCCCATTTGGTTTAACTGTTTCGTTGCTCATTGTTGCATTCCATTTATCAGCATTCATTGCTGGTTATTTCCTCAGTGGTTCACTCTTCCATAAAGCACCTGATGTGAAAGCATTGCAAAGAACACTATCTTTCGAGACAG GAATGCAAAGCAGTCTTTTGGCGCTTGCACTTGCTAATAGGTTCTTCCAGGATCCACTTGTCAGTGTGCCTCCAGCTATCTCG ACTGTGATCATGTCATTGATGGGCTTCGCTCTGGTCATGATTTgggcaaagaaaaaagaataa
- the LOC105765163 gene encoding probable sodium/metabolite cotransporter BASS6, chloroplastic isoform X2 yields the protein MFSCKTIAFIYLSESSSQFCHKVPIFLFHSVPFLSLGALNFWSVNVHQRKFQNLLKGTQVRNLNRNQIRYYAPALGFLMFAVGVNSSEKDFIEAFKRPDAIFTGYVGQFVVKPLLGYIFGIIAVTVFGLPTPLGAGIMLVSCVSGAQLSNYATFLTDPPLAPLSIVMTSLSTATAVFVTPMLSLLLIGKRLPVDVVGMVSSILQIVIAPITAGLLLNRLFPRLCEAMRPFLPPLSVLDTACCVGAPLAININSVLSPFGLTVSLLIVAFHLSAFIAGYFLSGSLFHKAPDVKALQRTLSFETGMQSSLLALALANRFFQDPLVSVPPAISTVIMSLMGFALVMIWAKKKE from the exons ATGTTTTCTTGCAAAACAATAGCTTTCATATACCTAAGCGAGTCCAGTTCTCAGTTTTGCCACAAAGTTCCTATATTCCTGTTCCACTCAGTTCCGTTTCTCAGT TTAGGGGCTCTAAATTTTTGGAGTGTAAATGTGCATCAGAGAAAGTTTCAGAATCTTTTGAAAGGGACCCAGGTCAGGAATTTGAACCGGAACCAAATCAG GTACTATGCCCCTGCATTGGGTTTTTTGATGTTTGCAGTGGGGGTTAATTCCAGTGAGAAGGATTTTATTGAAGCATTTAAAAGGCCAGATGCTATTTTTACTGGTTATGTTGGTCAATTTGTTGTGAAACCCCTGCTTGgatatatttttggaataattgctGTGACTGTGTTTGGTCTTCCTACTCCTTTAG GTGCAGGGATTATGTTGGTCTCCTGCGTAAGTGGTGCCCAGCTCTCGAATTATGCTACATTTTTGACAGATCCACCACTAGCTCCATTAAGCATCGTTATGACATCTTTATCTACTGCTACTGCTGTTTTTGTTACACCAATGTTGTCTCTCCTGCTTATTGGAAAAAGACTGCCGGTTGATGTAGTGGGAATGGTTTCTAGCATTCTGCAGATTGTTATTGCTCCTATTACTGCAGGATTGCTTTTGAATCG GTTGTTCCCTCGTCTTTGTGAAGCCATGAGACCATTTCTGCCGCCGCTTTCTGTACTTGATACAGCTTGTTGTGTTGGAGCGCCCCTTGCTATTAACATCAATTCGGTTTTGTCCCCATTTGGTTTAACTGTTTCGTTGCTCATTGTTGCATTCCATTTATCAGCATTCATTGCTGGTTATTTCCTCAGTGGTTCACTCTTCCATAAAGCACCTGATGTGAAAGCATTGCAAAGAACACTATCTTTCGAGACAG GAATGCAAAGCAGTCTTTTGGCGCTTGCACTTGCTAATAGGTTCTTCCAGGATCCACTTGTCAGTGTGCCTCCAGCTATCTCG ACTGTGATCATGTCATTGATGGGCTTCGCTCTGGTCATGATTTgggcaaagaaaaaagaataa